The nucleotide window GATCGAAAAGGATGAGAGCCTTTTTCGGAAAATCGTAGATGCAATCGGAGCCGCCGAAGGCGTTCTGTGGGCTTTTCCCGTATATTTCCTCCTGGTGCCCTCCGGTTATAAGCGATTCATCGAACTCATCCGGGAGCGCGGGTTCGACGGCGCATTCAAAGATAAATACTCTGCTTCTTTAAGCACTTCGATTCATTTCTATGACCATATCGCCCACAATTATATCAATGCGATTTCCGATGATCTGGATATGAAGTATGTCGGAGGGTTTTCACCTGACATGTATGACCTGCTGAAGGAAAAGGAGCGAAAACGACTGATCCTTTTTGCGAGCCATTTTTTTGAAACGATCGAACAGAAGATGCACACGCCTAAAAATTTTGGTGCTTTGGTTCAAAGTGCGTTTGAGTATGTTCCCGGAAATGAGAAACGGAAGATTGCAACCGGCAATAAGAAAGTATGTGTATTAACGGATTTAAACGATACGAAAGCGAATTTAACACGGATGGTGCAGCATTTTTCCGGGGTATTTCATGAGAATTTAGATGTGATCAATCTGAACGAGGTCGACATCAAGGGAGGATGCCAAGGATGTATTCAATGCGCATATGATGGCCGTTGCTTCTATGATGACAAAGACGGCTATGCGGAATTTTTCAATACGCGGGTGAAGGGCGCAGATGTCCTCGTTTTCGTCGGGTCGATCACGGACCGTTATTTGTCCTCAAGATGGAAGCTTTTCTTCGACCGTAGTTTTTTTAATAATCATGCTCCGGTTTTGACAGGTAAACAAATTGGATTCATCGTATCCGGGCCTTTGCGTCAGGTGCCAAACCTCAGGCAGGCACTGGAGGCATTTTGTGAAATTCAACAGGCCAATGTCATTGATTTCATCACCGATGAATGTGAGAACTCTACTGAAATAGACGCTCTTCTTGAAAATCTGGCTGAACGGCTCATTCGCTTTTCAGAAGAGGGTTATGTAAAGCCGGCTGGCTTTCTTGGAGTAGGAGGCAGGAAGATTTTCAGAGACGATATCTATGGCCGGTTGCGATTCCCTTTTCGTGCGGACCACTATTACTACAAAAGGAATGGGCTTTACGATTTTCCTCAAAGGGATTACAAGACTCGAGCCAGAAATGCGATGATGATGCTTCTAACCCGGATACCATCGATGCGAAAAGAAATCTATACCAGGCGGATCAAAAAAGAAATGGTCAAGCCCCTCGAAAAGCTGTTGGACAGGGATTGAATCGAGGCGTTGGGAGTGGAGTGATTAGCCATGGTTTTTGGCGTAAACGCATCTTTAGTGTTTTTGGGGAAAGTGATCCTGCTGACCTCTTTGGTTCTGGCAGAGGGTGGCTGCAGGGAAAAACCGGTGCACCTGCAAAGTCGGGGCTTCGACTCAGCCGGTGGTGCGGCAGGAGAAATCGAGGGGCTTCGTGTGCGGATGGCGGAGCTGGACGGGCGGATACGAGACCTCATCGGTGAAGCTCCCTGCGCGGATTCATCTGACTGCAGGGCGATCGCTTTTGGAAAAAAACCATGCGGAGGTCCTTGGGAGTATCTGGTTTATTCTGCAAAACACACGGAGGAATCGGAGCTGCAAAGCAAGGTCCAGGAATACAATGCCCTCAACGCGCGATGGAACCGTTTGAGCGGGGCCGTTTCGGACTGCATGTTGCTCATGGAACCTCCCGTGGCTTGTGAAAGAGGACAGTGCGTTTCGGGTCGGACCAACATAACATATGGATATGCTGATGCGATCGAAAACGCTATTGTGATTGTTGATCACCCATAAATCATATCCAGAGCGCAAGAAAGGAAAAGATTGTGCAGGCACGAGGACCATTGATGATAGAACATCGTTTGATCGAAAGGATGCTGACGCTGATCAACGGTGCTCTTGTCCAGATCAGTTCAGAGGATAGGGTCGATCCCTTTTTTATAGATGCGGCGGTCGATTTCATCCGCATGTACGCCGACCGAACGCATCATGGCAAGGAGGAGAATATCCTGTTTCGGGATTTGGACAAGAAGAATTTGTCGCCGGAAGACCGACAACTCATGTCGGAACTGGTCGAGGAGCATCTCTTCGGGCGCAAGACGACAAAAGCCCTTGTAGAAGCCAATACGCGGTATCGGGGCGGCGATGAAGCGGCGCTTGCCGATATTGCCGAGAACCTTAAAATGCTTGTCGATTTTTATCCTGAGCACATCGAGAAAGAAGATAAAGTATTTTTCCCCCATTCGCGGAACTATTTTACAGACGAAGAAGACCAGGCCATGCTGGAAGAGTTCTGGGAGTTCGATCGCAAGATGATTCATGAAAAATACAAAGCCCTGATAGAAAAACTCGGCGGTTGAAGATCCCAATGGCAATTCTGACCGGATTCCACGAACCGGGGACGCCTTGGGTGTC belongs to Desulfatiglans anilini DSM 4660 and includes:
- a CDS encoding hemerythrin domain-containing protein; translation: MIEHRLIERMLTLINGALVQISSEDRVDPFFIDAAVDFIRMYADRTHHGKEENILFRDLDKKNLSPEDRQLMSELVEEHLFGRKTTKALVEANTRYRGGDEAALADIAENLKMLVDFYPEHIEKEDKVFFPHSRNYFTDEEDQAMLEEFWEFDRKMIHEKYKALIEKLGG
- a CDS encoding NAD(P)H-dependent oxidoreductase codes for the protein MEIVVLNGSPKGDLSVTMQYVHFVQKKFPQHGLKILNVAQRIKAIEKDESLFRKIVDAIGAAEGVLWAFPVYFLLVPSGYKRFIELIRERGFDGAFKDKYSASLSTSIHFYDHIAHNYINAISDDLDMKYVGGFSPDMYDLLKEKERKRLILFASHFFETIEQKMHTPKNFGALVQSAFEYVPGNEKRKIATGNKKVCVLTDLNDTKANLTRMVQHFSGVFHENLDVINLNEVDIKGGCQGCIQCAYDGRCFYDDKDGYAEFFNTRVKGADVLVFVGSITDRYLSSRWKLFFDRSFFNNHAPVLTGKQIGFIVSGPLRQVPNLRQALEAFCEIQQANVIDFITDECENSTEIDALLENLAERLIRFSEEGYVKPAGFLGVGGRKIFRDDIYGRLRFPFRADHYYYKRNGLYDFPQRDYKTRARNAMMMLLTRIPSMRKEIYTRRIKKEMVKPLEKLLDRD